In the Methanothermobacter sp. K4 genome, GAACCCCAAGATACCTGAGGGCCTCTGATGCCGCCCCTGCGTTCAGTCTGTTGAATCCGCCCTCAACCCTCAGGGGCCCTGTGTACTCGCTGTAGGTCCTGAGAACCCGGGGGGCCTCCATGAGTTCCCCATCTGACTCGCTGGGGTCGATCACGGCGTTCCTCCCCTTAAGGAATTCTGCCACCGCCCTCCTGTAATTCTCAATGGATCCATGGAAGTCCATGTGGTCCTCTCCAAGGTTTGTGAGGACCACGAGGTCAATGTCGAAGCACTCTGATGCAAATTCCAGGGTCATGTCGCAGACCTCCACCACAAGGTAATCGAATTCCTCCTCAGATGCCCTTAAAAAGAGTTCTGTGTAGCCCCCAAATCCCCCTCCAGCGTTTCCACCAAGAAGCACCCTTTCACCTGCACATTCAAGTACATGTGCTATCATTGTGGCGGTTGTGGTCTTTCCATTGGTCCCTGTGACCACGATGGTTGTGGGTTTTCTGTGGCCCTCAAGGACCCTGCAGAGGAGTTTATCCCTGAACCGCTCCATGAGTTCGGTTTTTATCATTGATGGGCTGATTACAACTGCATCTGCAGCCTCTATCTTCCCTGTATCATAAAAGCCCAGGTCAAGGTCAACCCCCTCAGGCTTTGAAGGAATTTCACGTCTTATGTCACTTGCATATACACTGTGACCCCTTCTCTTTAGTGACTCAACTGCCCTTAAACCCTCAGCTCCAAGTCCCAGCACCGCAACCCTCATTGGTTCACCGATTAACTGTTAATCTTCTCCTGAATCATCATCAGAAACCCCATATTCCTCCTTGAGCTGGGCTATTATATCCTCGTTCTTTGACACCTCGGGTCTGAGAGGTTTTTCCTCCTCCTCCCTTGACCTTTTGCGTTTACCGATGAATACGATCAGCAGGATGACCCCTGCAACTGCAAGGGTCACGGCAACCGCAGTTAATATAACCTCCATGCTCACAGGTGGAGTTTCAGTAGCTGCCCCGGGTCCCATTGCCACACCTCAGTTTTATATAAATAATCATACAATATATATCTTACATGATAATGAAGGATCCAGGTGGACAGGGGGGTGCAGAGTACATACTTCTTTTTGCAGCCATCATAATAATCGCAGTTGCAGCCCTCTACATATACAGCTCCTACTTTAAGGTCTCAGGTAATGAGACAGTTGACGTGAAGCTCACAATAACCAATATCGGTCCATCAAAGAGTGTCTTCATCTATGAGGCCAATAACACCACCGGTGGCGGCAGCCGGCACAT is a window encoding:
- a CDS encoding Mur ligase family protein, translated to MRVAVLGLGAEGLRAVESLKRRGHSVYASDIRREIPSKPEGVDLDLGFYDTGKIEAADAVVISPSMIKTELMERFRDKLLCRVLEGHRKPTTIVVTGTNGKTTTATMIAHVLECAGERVLLGGNAGGGFGGYTELFLRASEEEFDYLVVEVCDMTLEFASECFDIDLVVLTNLGEDHMDFHGSIENYRRAVAEFLKGRNAVIDPSESDGELMEAPRVLRTYSEYTGPLRVEGGFNRLNAGAASEALRYLGVPEDIIKEALASFEPVKGRIRSFIINGASVVAGKTDNPHAMRAVLSESEFDVMFMGTPRRSERWRLHILDEVAESPPRVLVIFPGLEDTVDMVLEYLKGLEIHSEVITVDDTEEIPRMVLEFSRKYRRVFVGGNGQDKIIRVQEELEKLSSCE